The DNA sequence AAAATCCGACTTGTTTAATTTTCAGAGTATTGTTTGGTTTGAGTTAATCTTCAACAGAGGTAGTAGAAGCCATGCCTTTATATCTGCTTTTGAATCTTCACAAATTAGAATGATAGGCTTTTCCTCATGACCGCACTGCAGTTGTAAATagtgcgcgtatgaatacagagctacttcataaatatagcatgtctattttaacggctgggaattccggcaaaaatgaaagtagtaagtataagaaatgaatttaagtGTGTCTTATTATTCTGTCATTCCTTCATGATCAAGTTATTCTGTCGTCACTATCCGAGCTTTAGACCGGcgtactctcatgtattttcaaaaatgaaattaatttcttaaatatgATCTATTATACATTACATATCTGTccaaaacaaaagtaaaaataaccCACTTCAAACTTGACCTTTCTGCCAAAGATCTCccaacaattttgaaatatgaagtaAAGCCAGTCAAGAGTGTGACCTTCATCAAATGAGTTCACAAGCTCGGATAGTGACGACAGAATAACTTGATCATGAAGGAATGACAGAAAAATAAGACACACTTAAATGACTTAATTACCAAGTATGTGTAGATGCACATGGTAGGTAAGGACTCTGGTGGAGCTGATCTGGCACTCGTACGTTCCAGAGTGGCGGGGCTCCACCCTCTTGATGATGAGATTCCATTCCGCTATGTCATCAGAAATATCCTGGTGATCCACGCTGATGTGGTCATCCTTCTCAAAAACAAACGTGCCCACGGTCAAGGGGTAGTCCATGGAGAGCTTCCGCCACGCTACCTAAGTCACAGAAGGGTCTACTAGTTACAACATTTTCTCCTTGAGATCAACAAATATCTTATGAACAAAAATCAAATAACTTATGTGTATGCatgttagatacatgtaccattatcACTTCTAGACAACTTGAATATATTGCTAGCTGTGTGAATCCGCAAAAATAGTATCAAATCCACACAACGCTGCAAACccttttttgtatttcatgaattaataaatagaTGAAATAAATTGAACCCGAAACAAACGCAACTAGAAATTGACAATTAtaatgtttattacattttttatgGTAATACACTCGATTTAATTTCAGAGATTATACAATGAAAAGACTAATATCAACAATAACTTCAATCTCCAAGTAAGTACGTATtacatcaaatttgaaaatattatttctAGAGAAATACATTCACATTATCCCGcagaaatgaaaacattaatCCGCAAAAACGCAGTATCAGAACAGACGACACTCTTGCGCGACCTGTTATAAAAACGTGATGCAATAAGGTTCTACaattaagaaaatttaaaacaaactaCACAGTTGTATTTTGTTCAAACTCAATTGAATCCTCTTTTCCATtaaacatcatttacattatAAGTTTGCTGATCAAGGTGTAATTTCAGGTATTGTAACCATACAGCAGGCCAAACTGTTCCAGTCCAATCGATCACCGAACAATACTAGGTTTTTCACAAACTCCCCAATCAATGCCTCTGGTAGCAAGGGACAGTTTTGCACTATAGACCCATCAACTTCCTTTCAAAATGGAAATACCTCATGCATGAAGTAatattacatgtttaaaaatgtatacaataattttaggatacatgtaaaatgtagctgagtgcttaatgaaaatgttgatatgCAACATCTAGGCGTCACCAaaattcctagcatatagatgatGCAAATATGAAACTATGCACAgttggtcagttgctgaagaaattccggtgaaaacatgtaTGTTCAGggaaaggtctgtagctgagagggaaggtgaatggccccatatgaaaagtagatttttaagaagggcagACAGGGATTTTGATTTTACACTGGCTAAATCTCCTCGCTTGGTACTGTGCTGGTGGAGGTgggtgagtgtgtgtgtgtgtgtgtgtgtgtgtgtgtgtgtgtgtgtgcgaattagcccaaatgagggaaaatcaaagcaagaaAGGGgtacctgctcagagcatgttttgtgtacCAACACCAGTAtctatagattacatgtaatctagggtcataatttattagcTACACCAATTTGAAATACaggtattgacataaaagggaaatatgatttttcagaagtctttcataatctgactttgatgtataacACCTGCCCTGATGtttcagaaagaaaaaaacctgtcccctgccacctcaTCGTAAGAGACGTTGCCCAGATGCCACATCACATaaacagatttgtatattgtaacTTCGTGATTCTTACGCGTGCAAATAACACTGAAAAAGTAGTACGgacttaaaattgaaaattttcacattagaacatttatattagtatgaatatagttttgaaatataaaacaattaaaaaagaaaatagagAAACTCTGCTATCAATGCAAGCTTTCACTTCACTAGGAATAGACCTGTTAGCTGAAGATCTGTAGGTCTATGGTAAGATAatggtctgtcccaatattttcctaGAGAGATCTGCAGTTTTAGGCATGGACGAACTACTCATGAAAGCGAAAATTTAAAAGgaattaaatttgatatgaagcaagAACAATATGATGACATAGAAGTATTTTGGAAAGACGAGATATTTCATGCCTTCTCACAACTGGTTTTATGGAAAAGTATTATTTTCCCCTTACTCTCGATCAAACAATAATTCGTTAGGTCTATTGTAGTTCGTGGGTTAAAATGAGGAAAACGTTTGGTTTGTGCAAAGGAATTCTGACGGAGTTTGCGTTTTTCATAGGACGTCAGGTGAAAGGAACACAATCCGCACTTCCGGAAATCCCGTAAGCGCCATTTTAGTTAGATTGACCAAgtgtagtaaataaaatgttttagaatGTTTTGAAACTTCATTACCTAGTCACGTGATAAAACCTAATATTGACACTTCATGTCTGTTTGTTTCAATACTAACGTGATGTGCATAATTAATGATATGAAGATGATATGGATTCAAATTGTTTTGAATTTCCAAGATAAAAGTAAAGATAAATGAAGAAATCCTGTATCGTCATCCATATATTTCGAAACTGAACACTAGATGACACGAAATTTAAATTCTATCGAAACTAAACACTCGCTGATGACACGAAATTCTATTTGGGCGGTCCTGTGCTAAGAGTAGCTTGAAGAAGACTGCAATCTTAAAAAAGACCTCTTTGTTTTCTCTATGATTGCTACAGTTAACTAAACACCAGAATTCTGATGACAGACCCACTGGATACCGTCTTCAATTTTATTCTCGAAggattttcattgaattttcgCTATCTTTGAGTTCGAGAGGGGAATCTGAGCAAATCACCAGGCCTTGGACCTTGCAATAATCATGACCATGTCatttgtaacatacatgtacaatatccaAATTTCTAGGCTAGAGACATGGATGTATCAAAGTCTATTGTGGATGATCGGCGCTAACAATGAGGCGGTACAATCCGATCTTTTGGCCATAAATCAGAAACTgtccatttttctttgattgtcTCCGAGACTAACtcataaaaatcaatttaactaactcataaaaatcaatttaaCGGGACAGTCAGATGGATCACTTCTCGGTAAATCCGGCGAAATGACAGCTAACATAGacaaaaatgttaattaattCTACTTAATAGCTCCACAAAGGAAACCGaataattcatatataattcTATAAAGTGAACTTCCCAAGAACATTATTATCAATAAACGCTCTCAAAAATTTACACCACGTTTTCAGAGGTAAACCATAGTGCATTAATCTCGCGTAAAAGTTATTATCAAAAGATCTGATAAAATTTTCACCTGACATGTTTAGTAGAACTATGTTCTTTCAATAAAAACACCCTCGTTAACCGCAAAACTTTCTTCACATCGAACACGTGGTTTAGTGTAGGTTTTTTCGCGGTTACCTTGCACACATTTGTATGACTCAAAGCAGGTGCCCAATGGGCGACATAGTTCACAGTCGCGTTACACCATTTCTGTGAGTGACATACATGTGAATGATTAACAACATGCCCTAAACATGCTtccatttgaaaataattttgtattccttgtagctGCACATTGTGAACAATAAAATCATGCTGATAACGTTTGTATAGTAATATCAAAGGCATACTATAAATTACTCAAAAATTACACTCATCAAATCAACAAGCAAATCTGACGGAGACTCAGAACTCCAGGGCTTGTAGTTtgtaaaaattcagaaatagaGAGATCCTTGATTCCAGATTGTAGAACGTTTCCTTAATTTCTTAACCTTTTCTTTGTTTACTTGTGGAGAGAAAAGGCTAGTATCGATATGTGCAGACATCCAATCGTTTATATCAGCTTTTAAAACCCTATAGAGATGTTCAGTACTTTGCTGCAGCATGAAGTCAGTGTCCTGCGTTTCTCCAAATATCAACTTTGTTTTcagtgaagatttttaaaattttcactaAGATATGTTGAAACAACTGGGGCGATTCATTGTACCTTTCATTTCTGTAGATAACCGAGAGCACTCGAGTCGATATGGCATGTTAAcgtacattttatatttcaatagaGTTTAAGTGTGTGATGGGAGAAACTGGTTCCATAACATTTGCTTGTTAGTAACCGGGTTTCTTAAACTCTCGTtccttacattttttttaatttaaaatctaACGAAACTTGAGTTTGAAAAAAGGTTACTAACTCGCACTGGTTACGGATCCCCCCACACACTTGTAGCTGGTATTgcttagctgcagaactgtagctctctgacaaAATCAgaaagctacagatccaccccatatcaAAACCTTCAATTTACGGCGCGCAAAAAAAGCGCACTGTTGAGGGCTTATATCGCTATATTCATGCAACGCTGTctcatatatttaatataaaaagaTTCCCagcatattttcctactatacttgtgtccgaacataccttcaaatattcattaaaaccccatacgacccgaaaactcagtttttaaagatttcgTTCGTTGACGTAGCCAGTCTATTCAAATCGCGATTCATTttcacaataacgtctagatgtgaactaatatcgccacaaatattttagttaaatattttagataataAATCATCCCAGTTCTGTTAAattataattattcaaatatgtAAACTCAGGGCTATGAGGCTTTCGTTAGTCTGGCgcggtctccatccctgccacacgagcGTAAGGGACCAAACTCGACTTTTGTTGCATTTTCagtaatcaagagcttattttacctttagataaactatatatatattttttaatttttattaattattcgtgCGAATACTAAATGAAGATAAAATACATAACTTATAACGAATATTATGAATAGGTAACAATAGCAATAGGGTTCAAACTGACAGGCTAcctcaacaaacgaaatcatatgaagctgcgagttttcgggtcgtatggggctttaataaatatttgaaggtatgtttggacacaagtatagtaggaaaatatgttaggacttttctatattaaatttatgaaactACAATACACGAATACAACGATATGAAACCTCAACCATGCGCATTtgttttgtgcgccgtaaatcgaaggttttaataggggtggatctgtagctctttgatctgtcccaatattttttcagagagttacagttctgcagctaggtaTTGCTAAAATGACCAGTTTCCATATTTAGACCATTTAATATCACTATAGCATAGGTTTACAGAGAAAACACACGAGGTACATGTATTGCCCAACACTCAGCATTTGTTTACAATACCTCTTTTGGCCCCAGGTTTCTAATTCTACATCTGAGCTCCGCTAGTCCTCCCCTAGGCACGGTGATGTTGCGGCGACCAGTGTCCAGAAAGGAGGGGGGTACTTGCCGTTTGTAGGAAAAGGCGGccactgaaaaaaattaaacatgtaaaCTTTAATGTATACACGAATAGTACCCAACAAAACATTGCAAGATGACCTTagaattaacataatttttcaTGATATCTGAGAAGAAAGTATCGAAGcgctgtatacat is a window from the Ostrea edulis chromosome 5, xbOstEdul1.1, whole genome shotgun sequence genome containing:
- the LOC125652147 gene encoding uncharacterized protein LOC125652147 isoform X3, with protein sequence MANCYFVFKRELIHVLFLVVVSVAAFSYKRQVPPSFLDTGRRNITVPRGGLAELRCRIRNLGPKEVAWRKLSMDYPLTVGTFVFEKDDHISVDHQDISDDIAEWNLIIKRVEPRHSGTYECQISSTRVLTYHVHLHILDTSVEDESANKDISKRTYKVGVQEAKGKEVAGRSKGNTSDHVRASFVMNIVLFLIVVLR